The window ATAGATGACGCATGAGAACTCATCGTGTTTTAAAAAGACTGTCTGCTGTACATCCTCCCCCTCGCCTCCTTGAAAATTGGATCAATTAGCCCGCTTTCTCGTACAGGAACTACCAGCCCCGAACCTACAGAACGTCTCCCTCTGGAATTAATGTCGCATCAAGACCCTTCATGGCTGCACCAAGACCTTTAGAAACCTGGGCCAGGAGTTCCGGATTATCAAAATTATGCACTGCCTGGACGATTGCCTTTGCCATTGCCTCTGGCTCCTCAGACTTGAAGATCCCTGAACCCACGAATACACCATCAGCTCCAAGCTGCA of the Candidatus Cloacimonadota bacterium genome contains:
- a CDS encoding pyridoxal 5'-phosphate synthase lyase subunit PdxS, with product QLGADGVFVGSGIFKSEEPEAMAKAIVQAVHNFDNPELLAQVSKGLGAAMKGLDATLIPEGDVL